The following proteins come from a genomic window of Shewanella halifaxensis HAW-EB4:
- the astE gene encoding succinylglutamate desuccinylase, protein MFHELKQSKDFLALTLAHPQYLPETFEFELDNLIRVEVWDTGVIMFEPLNAKHTKDIVLSCAVHGNETAPIELCNDLMTQLLSENIALKQRVLFLIGNPPAIHNGTRFIDENLNRLFNGAYSRGEGLCNPERVRAQKLEQYIDKFFASQSGERHRMHYDLHTAIRASKHEKFAIYPYRANRKYSKQQIMFLESCGVNTILFHHEPTTTFSYFSSENYHADAFTIELGKVFPMGQNDMTRFIAMKEMLTLLMKGKDLQLPDFDMKRLNLYQVCRSINKHFDDFEFSFANDVENFTAFPKGFTLAKEGGKEVKIEHEFESIVFPNAKVPVGQRTVLCLKSADETLLE, encoded by the coding sequence GTGTTTCACGAATTGAAACAGTCTAAGGACTTTTTAGCGCTGACCCTGGCACATCCACAATATTTACCAGAAACTTTTGAGTTTGAGCTTGATAACCTGATCCGTGTAGAAGTTTGGGATACAGGTGTCATCATGTTTGAGCCGCTTAACGCTAAACATACCAAAGATATCGTATTGTCTTGTGCGGTCCACGGAAATGAAACGGCTCCGATTGAACTGTGTAATGATCTTATGACACAACTACTGAGTGAGAACATTGCACTAAAACAGCGAGTGCTTTTTCTTATTGGTAACCCACCCGCTATCCATAACGGTACGCGCTTTATCGATGAAAATCTCAATAGGCTGTTTAATGGCGCATACTCTCGCGGTGAAGGTTTATGTAACCCTGAGCGTGTGAGAGCACAAAAACTTGAGCAATATATCGATAAGTTTTTTGCGTCACAGTCAGGCGAACGCCACCGAATGCATTACGATCTTCATACTGCGATTCGTGCTTCTAAGCATGAAAAGTTTGCGATTTACCCTTATCGCGCCAATCGTAAATACAGTAAACAGCAGATTATGTTCCTAGAGTCTTGTGGTGTAAATACCATTTTATTCCACCACGAACCCACCACAACGTTTAGCTATTTTTCCTCTGAAAACTATCATGCCGATGCATTTACCATTGAACTCGGTAAAGTGTTTCCTATGGGGCAAAATGATATGACGCGCTTTATCGCGATGAAAGAGATGCTAACACTATTAATGAAGGGGAAAGACCTACAGTTACCCGACTTCGATATGAAACGTTTAAACCTGTATCAGGTTTGTCGTTCGATAAATAAACATTTTGATGATTTTGAATTTAGTTTTGCTAACGATGTAGAAAACTTTACCGCATTTCCAAAAGGATTCACCTTAGCGAAAGAGGGGGGTAAAGAAGTGAAGATTGAACATGAGTTTGAATCTATTGTTTTTCCAAATGCCAAAGTGCCAGTAGGCCAAAGAACGGTATTGTGTTTAAAGTCAGCAGATGAAACTCTTTTAGAATAA
- the msrA gene encoding peptide-methionine (S)-S-oxide reductase MsrA: MAVATFGAGCFWGVEYFFREVEGVIDCTCGYMGGKDHYTRYQEVKTGTTGHAEVVQVEYDPNIVSFDDLLNVFWQNHNPTSLNQQGGDIGNQYRSTIFYHDKLQKQQAEDSKLALIKSQKWGARQVVTEIVPCQQFHQAEEYHQDYLAKNDLPSCHISY, from the coding sequence ATGGCAGTGGCTACATTCGGCGCAGGGTGTTTTTGGGGAGTTGAATATTTCTTTAGAGAAGTCGAAGGTGTCATTGATTGTACTTGCGGTTATATGGGCGGCAAGGACCACTACACTCGCTACCAAGAGGTTAAAACAGGTACAACTGGTCACGCTGAAGTCGTACAAGTGGAATACGATCCAAATATCGTTTCTTTTGATGATTTGCTCAATGTATTTTGGCAAAACCATAACCCGACTAGCCTGAATCAACAGGGTGGCGACATAGGTAATCAATATCGAAGTACTATTTTTTACCACGATAAGCTGCAAAAACAGCAGGCAGAGGACTCAAAACTCGCGTTGATAAAAAGCCAAAAATGGGGAGCGAGACAAGTGGTCACCGAAATTGTCCCTTGCCAGCAATTTCATCAAGCCGAAGAGTATCATCAAGATTATTTAGCTAAGAATGACTTGCCTAGCTGTCACATCAGTTATTAA
- the pgm gene encoding phosphoglucomutase (alpha-D-glucose-1,6-bisphosphate-dependent), producing the protein MATHKRAGLIAEQKDLVNIPKLVSLYYCLTPDVNEVSQKVTFGTSGHRGSAVQKSFNEMHILAIAQAVADYRKQANITGKLILGIDTHALSQPAAISVVEVLVANQISVVVHQNDGFTPTPVVSHAIICANKSPAEGLVDGLIVTPSHNPPQDGGIKYNPPHGGPAEGEITTWVENRANQYLASQLDGVKRVSYAHAVESQYLLEQDLITPYVEDLCNVIDMQAIADAKIRLGIDPLGGSGIHYWTPIAQHYGIDITVLNEKVDPSFSFMPLDKDGKIRMDCSSPYAMAGLLAHKDNFDLCLGNDPDFDRHGIVCPGSGLMNPNHFLAVAIDYLLTHRPNWTEQMVIGKTLVSSAMIDKVCAMHNKQMSEVPVGFKWFVEGLANSDFAFGGEESAGAAFLRTDGSTWCTDKDGFILCLLAAEMLAVTGKTPQQRYDELEVQFGKSFYQRIDSPVSLEDKAKFSTISADAIVADTLAGDTILQKLTHAPGNGAAIGGIKVVTEKGWFAARPSGTEALFKLYGESFVSLEHLTQLLKDAQQIVAAALR; encoded by the coding sequence TTGGCTACACACAAGAGAGCTGGATTGATTGCTGAGCAAAAGGATTTGGTCAATATCCCAAAACTCGTTAGCCTATATTATTGCTTAACACCCGATGTGAATGAGGTTAGCCAAAAGGTCACGTTTGGCACGTCGGGGCATCGCGGCAGTGCGGTACAAAAAAGCTTTAATGAAATGCATATCCTTGCTATTGCACAAGCGGTTGCTGATTATCGAAAACAAGCCAATATTACGGGTAAGTTGATTTTAGGTATCGATACTCACGCTTTATCGCAGCCTGCAGCCATTTCGGTTGTTGAAGTATTAGTTGCAAACCAAATCAGCGTTGTGGTCCATCAAAATGATGGTTTTACCCCCACACCAGTGGTGTCTCATGCGATTATTTGTGCCAACAAGAGTCCCGCCGAGGGCTTGGTTGATGGCCTAATCGTGACACCTTCCCATAACCCACCGCAAGATGGAGGTATTAAATATAATCCGCCTCACGGTGGGCCCGCAGAAGGTGAGATCACCACTTGGGTGGAAAACCGAGCTAACCAATACTTAGCCAGTCAGTTGGATGGGGTTAAGCGTGTCAGTTACGCTCATGCAGTAGAAAGCCAGTACTTGCTTGAGCAAGACTTAATTACTCCTTATGTCGAAGATCTGTGTAATGTCATCGATATGCAGGCGATTGCAGATGCTAAGATCCGCTTGGGCATCGATCCTCTCGGTGGGTCAGGGATCCATTATTGGACTCCGATTGCTCAGCATTACGGGATCGATATCACTGTGCTTAACGAGAAAGTCGACCCGAGTTTTAGCTTTATGCCACTCGATAAAGACGGCAAGATCCGCATGGACTGCTCGTCACCTTATGCGATGGCGGGGTTATTAGCGCATAAAGATAATTTTGATCTTTGTTTGGGTAATGATCCTGACTTTGACCGTCACGGTATTGTCTGTCCAGGCAGTGGATTGATGAATCCAAATCATTTTCTTGCGGTTGCAATTGATTATCTGCTAACCCATCGTCCTAACTGGACCGAACAGATGGTGATCGGTAAGACTTTAGTGTCGAGCGCGATGATAGATAAAGTCTGTGCGATGCATAATAAGCAAATGTCTGAAGTTCCGGTGGGCTTTAAGTGGTTCGTTGAGGGACTTGCCAATAGCGATTTTGCCTTTGGTGGCGAAGAAAGTGCAGGCGCAGCATTTTTAAGAACCGATGGCAGCACTTGGTGTACAGATAAAGACGGATTTATTTTGTGTCTACTGGCCGCTGAAATGCTTGCCGTGACAGGTAAAACACCTCAGCAACGTTACGATGAACTAGAAGTTCAATTTGGTAAGAGTTTTTATCAGCGTATTGATAGCCCTGTGAGCCTAGAAGACAAAGCTAAGTTTTCGACGATCTCTGCTGATGCAATTGTTGCTGATACCCTAGCGGGTGACACTATATTACAAAAACTGACTCATGCCCCAGGTAACGGCGCAGCCATTGGTGGCATTAAAGTCGTAACAGAGAAAGGCTGGTTTGCTGCTCGTCCATCGGGTACCGAAGCCTTGTTTAAGCTTTATGGTGAAAGCTTCGTAAGCCTAGAACATTTAACTCAGTTGCTAAAAGATGCACAGCAGATTGTGGCTGCTGCATTAAGATAA
- the seqA gene encoding replication initiation negative regulator SeqA: MKYIEVDEELYRHIASKTEHIGESASDILRRILGLQVESVVQDAPEEISHPSLERVSPKPVKVAKVITKMTSTAVSDFTSLIDADVLAAQKGAVGRFLFILDTVHRASPVQFEQVLQIQGRDRLYFATSKDALLKASKSANPKEIGQSGFWVTTNNNTAKKRTILSEVLLQFGTDEAQVTDIIEKI, translated from the coding sequence ATGAAATATATCGAAGTTGATGAAGAGCTTTATCGACACATCGCCAGCAAGACTGAACATATTGGTGAGAGCGCTTCGGATATTTTGCGCCGTATATTGGGATTACAAGTTGAATCAGTGGTTCAAGATGCACCTGAAGAGATCAGTCATCCTAGCCTTGAACGAGTTTCACCTAAGCCAGTTAAAGTCGCTAAAGTGATAACTAAGATGACATCTACGGCTGTTTCTGATTTTACAAGTTTAATCGATGCCGATGTATTGGCAGCCCAAAAGGGCGCTGTAGGCCGTTTTCTATTTATTCTCGATACGGTTCATAGAGCATCACCTGTTCAGTTTGAGCAAGTGTTACAAATTCAAGGACGTGACCGCTTATACTTTGCGACGTCAAAAGACGCACTGTTAAAAGCCAGTAAGTCAGCGAATCCTAAAGAGATTGGCCAAAGTGGTTTTTGGGTAACGACAAACAACAACACCGCTAAAAAACGCACCATACTTTCAGAAGTTTTGCTGCAGTTTGGTACTGATGAAGCACAAGTTACCGATATCATAGAGAAAATCTAA
- a CDS encoding alpha/beta fold hydrolase, with the protein MHYVTSGQGPVVILIHGLFGDLDNLKTLGKELEENFTVVRIDVLNHGSSPHVANMSYESLADSMAKLIEELNCTDAILIGHSMGGKIAMATALKYPQRVSKLVVADIAPVAYQNRHDKVFAALESMPLPEIKDRRQALAHMQSWDIDDATAQFLLKSLTRTEQGFTWRMNLEGLKANYANIIDWPHFNRSYHGPCLFIRGGDSDYVTAEHRQAILTQFPTVKAKTIEGAGHWLHAQKASIFNRVVKDFITNG; encoded by the coding sequence ATGCATTATGTGACAAGTGGCCAAGGCCCGGTAGTTATCCTTATACATGGCTTGTTTGGGGATCTTGATAACCTCAAGACTTTGGGCAAAGAACTAGAGGAAAACTTCACCGTTGTTCGCATTGATGTACTCAATCACGGCAGCAGCCCGCACGTTGCCAATATGAGTTATGAATCGCTGGCCGATAGCATGGCCAAATTGATTGAAGAGCTTAACTGTACAGATGCTATCCTTATTGGTCACTCCATGGGCGGTAAAATTGCCATGGCAACCGCACTCAAATATCCACAACGTGTTAGCAAGCTTGTCGTTGCGGATATTGCGCCAGTAGCCTACCAAAATCGTCATGATAAAGTCTTCGCGGCATTAGAGTCGATGCCGTTACCTGAAATTAAAGATAGACGCCAAGCGCTCGCCCATATGCAATCTTGGGATATTGATGATGCTACCGCGCAGTTTTTATTAAAGTCTCTTACGCGAACAGAGCAAGGTTTTACCTGGAGAATGAACCTAGAGGGACTTAAAGCCAACTACGCGAATATTATTGATTGGCCTCACTTTAATAGATCCTACCACGGCCCTTGCCTGTTTATTCGTGGGGGGGATTCTGATTACGTGACGGCGGAGCACAGGCAAGCAATATTGACACAATTTCCTACAGTAAAGGCTAAAACGATTGAAGGTGCGGGCCACTGGCTACATGCTCAAAAAGCCAGCATTTTTAACCGCGTAGTCAAAGATTTCATTACAAACGGCTAG
- a CDS encoding DUF2788 domain-containing protein encodes MLMQYMEQIEALGLNLFFAAIFFFIGMAIRDVLKQGNVPTFGRNIVWLVLFLGCAGFIAKGIIQMTWESSGIG; translated from the coding sequence ATGTTGATGCAATATATGGAGCAGATTGAAGCACTCGGCTTAAACCTGTTTTTTGCAGCCATTTTCTTTTTTATTGGTATGGCCATTAGGGATGTACTCAAACAAGGCAATGTGCCAACGTTTGGGCGAAACATCGTTTGGCTAGTTTTATTTCTCGGCTGCGCCGGGTTTATTGCAAAAGGGATTATACAGATGACCTGGGAAAGCTCAGGTATCGGGTAA
- the ybfE gene encoding LexA regulated protein — protein MAKETSDRTTIDLFATEKRRGRPRSNPLPRDQQLKINKRNQIQRDRANGLKRIELKVSQDLYDALNEQAMASNISRSQLIESILQKQVSD, from the coding sequence ATGGCAAAAGAAACATCAGATAGAACCACCATTGATCTGTTCGCAACAGAAAAGCGACGTGGTCGGCCTCGCAGCAATCCTTTGCCACGGGACCAACAGCTTAAAATCAATAAAAGAAATCAAATTCAGCGTGATCGAGCGAACGGATTAAAACGAATAGAGTTAAAGGTGTCACAAGATTTGTATGACGCCTTGAATGAACAAGCTATGGCCAGTAATATCAGCCGCAGCCAACTAATCGAATCGATACTACAAAAGCAGGTTAGTGACTAA
- the fldA gene encoding flavodoxin FldA, with product MATVGLFFGSDTGNTEAVAKIIQKKLGKNMVEVKDIAKSTKEQIADYDLLIFGIPTWYYGEAQCDWDDFFPELEQINFEDKLVAIFGCGDQEDYAEYFLDAMGMVNEIVEARGAIVIGHWPTEGYDFEESKGLADDKHFVGLGIDEDRQPELTEARVDAWVKQIYEEMCLAELED from the coding sequence ATGGCAACAGTAGGTCTTTTTTTCGGGTCTGATACAGGCAACACCGAAGCCGTCGCCAAAATTATCCAGAAGAAACTGGGTAAAAATATGGTTGAGGTAAAAGATATTGCCAAAAGTACCAAGGAACAGATTGCAGATTACGATCTGCTCATTTTTGGCATTCCAACTTGGTATTATGGTGAAGCACAATGTGACTGGGATGACTTCTTCCCTGAGCTTGAGCAAATCAACTTCGAAGATAAATTAGTCGCAATCTTTGGTTGTGGCGATCAGGAAGATTACGCAGAGTATTTCCTTGATGCTATGGGCATGGTCAACGAAATCGTTGAAGCTCGTGGTGCAATCGTTATTGGTCACTGGCCGACCGAAGGCTATGATTTCGAAGAATCAAAAGGTTTAGCAGACGACAAACACTTTGTTGGTCTAGGTATTGACGAAGACCGTCAGCCAGAGCTAACAGAGGCACGTGTTGATGCATGGGTTAAGCAGATCTATGAAGAGATGTGTTTAGCTGAGCTAGAAGACTAA
- the earP gene encoding elongation factor P maturation arginine rhamnosyltransferase EarP: MTSQNSPERWDIFCAVVDNYGDIGVTWRLAKQLSAEQPIAITLWVDDLKSFSHILPALDPELVSQVHFGVTINQWSTPLAIAYQTGNVLIEAFACELPEQVKTSLIAMQQASKLDSSAAKPPLWLNLEYLSAESWVEGCHGLPSMQASGLKKYFYFPGFTAKTGGLICENKLFEKRDAWQLNLQNRQDLFASLGLSGIEPIDKVVSVFSYETKALLALCETWQDSEQTIHALFPKGRSLNSLQSILPCSIEELSAGMQIKLGNLVIHILPMTDQEGYDKLLWSCDFNIVRGEDSFLRAQWAAKPFIWHIYAQEDDYHLIKLDAFMQLYCNNLPPELAKSWKVLNLAFNNEQQELTASHWQKINLVDLPLLQHAKQWPIDAINDVDLVSRLVQFVKNS; encoded by the coding sequence ATGACAAGTCAAAATAGCCCAGAACGTTGGGATATCTTTTGTGCCGTTGTTGATAATTATGGTGACATTGGCGTCACATGGCGACTTGCAAAGCAACTGTCTGCAGAGCAACCTATTGCTATCACCTTATGGGTCGATGATTTAAAAAGCTTCTCACACATATTACCCGCATTAGATCCTGAGCTGGTTAGCCAAGTGCACTTTGGAGTCACCATCAATCAGTGGTCTACTCCGTTAGCTATCGCGTATCAAACTGGTAATGTGCTTATCGAGGCCTTTGCATGTGAATTGCCCGAGCAAGTCAAAACCAGCTTAATTGCAATGCAACAAGCATCCAAGCTCGACTCAAGCGCAGCGAAGCCGCCTTTATGGCTCAACCTTGAATATCTCAGTGCCGAATCTTGGGTAGAAGGGTGCCATGGCTTACCCTCTATGCAAGCTAGCGGTTTAAAGAAGTATTTTTACTTTCCTGGGTTCACCGCTAAAACGGGTGGGCTTATTTGTGAAAACAAGCTGTTTGAAAAGCGCGATGCTTGGCAATTAAATCTGCAAAATCGACAGGATCTGTTTGCAAGTCTCGGGCTCAGTGGCATAGAGCCGATTGATAAAGTTGTTAGCGTTTTTAGCTATGAGACGAAGGCGTTACTCGCTCTGTGTGAAACATGGCAAGATAGTGAACAAACTATTCATGCGTTGTTCCCTAAAGGGCGTAGCCTTAACAGCTTGCAATCGATTCTCCCCTGCTCTATTGAAGAACTCAGTGCAGGAATGCAGATTAAGCTTGGTAATTTGGTCATTCATATTTTGCCAATGACAGATCAAGAAGGTTACGATAAGTTACTTTGGAGCTGTGATTTTAATATTGTGCGCGGTGAGGATTCATTTTTAAGAGCCCAATGGGCCGCAAAACCCTTCATTTGGCACATATATGCACAAGAAGATGACTATCATCTAATAAAATTAGATGCCTTTATGCAGCTTTACTGTAATAATCTGCCGCCAGAATTAGCTAAAAGCTGGAAAGTGTTAAATCTTGCCTTCAATAATGAACAGCAAGAACTGACAGCTAGCCACTGGCAAAAAATAAATTTAGTCGATTTGCCGCTATTGCAACACGCAAAACAATGGCCAATCGATGCAATCAATGATGTAGATCTTGTTTCTCGACTAGTTCAATTCGTCAAAAATAGCTAA
- the efp gene encoding elongation factor P has translation MKTAHELRPGNVIMLDGSPWVVQKTETTRSGRNAAIVKLKLKHVLQDSSTESTFKGEDKMEDIILERLDCTYSYFADPMYVFMDAEYNQYDVEAENLGDAAAYIVDGMEENCQVTFYEGKAISVELPTSVVREVTYTEPSARGDTSGKVMKPATITGGGTLSVADFVKTGDMIEIDTRTNEFKKRV, from the coding sequence ATGAAAACTGCTCATGAACTCCGTCCTGGTAACGTGATCATGTTAGATGGCAGCCCATGGGTTGTTCAAAAAACTGAAACAACTCGTTCTGGCCGTAACGCTGCTATCGTTAAATTAAAGCTTAAGCACGTTCTACAAGACTCTTCTACTGAAAGCACCTTCAAAGGTGAAGACAAGATGGAAGATATCATTCTAGAGCGTCTAGACTGTACTTACTCTTACTTCGCTGATCCTATGTATGTTTTCATGGATGCTGAATACAACCAGTACGACGTTGAAGCTGAAAACCTAGGCGATGCTGCTGCTTACATCGTTGACGGTATGGAAGAAAATTGCCAAGTGACTTTCTACGAAGGTAAAGCAATTTCAGTTGAACTACCAACTTCAGTAGTACGTGAAGTAACATACACAGAGCCTTCGGCTCGTGGTGATACTTCAGGTAAAGTAATGAAGCCAGCTACCATCACTGGTGGCGGCACGCTAAGTGTTGCAGACTTCGTTAAGACTGGCGACATGATTGAAATTGATACTCGTACTAACGAGTTCAAGAAGCGCGTTTAA
- a CDS encoding pyridoxal phosphate-dependent aminotransferase — protein sequence MRPIIKSNKLDSVCYDIRGPVHKEARRLEDEGHRILKLNIGNPAPFGFEAPEEIVRDVILNLPSAQGYCESKGLFSARKAIVQHYQSQGIFGVDIEDIYIGNGVSELIVMAMQGLLNSGDEILVPSPDYPLWTAAVHLSGGKAQHYRCDEESDWFPDLEDIKSKITPRTRGIVLINPNNPTGAVYSKELILEVIELCRQNDMILFADEIYDKILYDEAEHIPAASLSDDILTVTFNGLSKVYRAAGFRVGWMMLTGNLKAAKSYVEGLDMLASMRLCANVPSQHAIQTALGGYQSIHELVQPGGRLRVQRDACVEMLNSIPGVSVKTPKGALYAFAKLDQKKFNLRDDERLVLDLLKDRKILLVQGSAFNYPEPDHVRVVFLPYKEELTKALSEFGDFLGNYKQ from the coding sequence ATGCGCCCTATTATCAAATCCAATAAATTAGATTCTGTTTGTTATGACATTCGCGGTCCGGTGCATAAAGAAGCCCGTCGACTTGAAGATGAAGGTCATCGAATTCTAAAGCTTAACATCGGTAACCCAGCCCCATTTGGATTTGAGGCCCCAGAAGAGATCGTTCGTGATGTTATTCTGAACTTGCCAAGTGCACAGGGCTATTGTGAATCTAAAGGCCTGTTCTCGGCGCGTAAAGCCATCGTTCAGCACTACCAGTCTCAAGGTATTTTCGGTGTCGATATCGAAGATATCTATATTGGTAACGGCGTATCAGAATTGATCGTTATGGCGATGCAAGGTCTACTTAACAGTGGTGATGAGATCCTAGTGCCTTCACCAGATTACCCGTTGTGGACTGCGGCGGTTCACCTCTCGGGCGGTAAAGCGCAGCATTATCGTTGTGATGAAGAGTCAGACTGGTTCCCAGATCTTGAAGACATCAAGAGTAAAATAACTCCTAGAACCCGTGGTATCGTTCTAATTAACCCGAATAATCCAACGGGCGCAGTTTACTCAAAAGAGCTGATCCTTGAAGTCATTGAACTGTGTCGTCAAAACGACATGATTTTGTTTGCCGACGAGATCTACGACAAAATTCTATATGATGAAGCTGAACATATTCCTGCAGCTAGTCTATCAGATGACATCTTAACGGTAACTTTTAATGGTTTATCTAAAGTTTATCGTGCTGCAGGCTTTCGTGTTGGCTGGATGATGCTCACCGGGAATCTAAAAGCGGCTAAGAGTTACGTCGAGGGCTTAGATATGCTGGCATCGATGCGCCTGTGCGCTAACGTGCCAAGTCAGCATGCGATCCAAACGGCATTAGGTGGCTATCAGAGTATTCACGAATTAGTACAACCTGGTGGGCGCCTGCGTGTACAACGTGATGCCTGCGTTGAGATGCTTAACTCGATTCCTGGTGTGAGCGTAAAAACGCCAAAAGGTGCCTTGTATGCCTTTGCTAAACTGGACCAAAAGAAGTTTAACCTGCGCGATGATGAGCGTTTAGTTCTCGACCTTCTCAAAGACCGCAAGATCTTACTGGTACAAGGTTCAGCGTTTAACTACCCGGAGCCTGATCATGTTCGCGTGGTGTTCCTGCCTTATAAAGAAGAGCTGACCAAAGCGCTATCGGAATTCGGTGACTTCTTAGGAAACTATAAGCAGTAG